The following are encoded together in the Mycolicibacterium arabiense genome:
- a CDS encoding CYTH and CHAD domain-containing protein, translating to MPSDKPKASRHTEIERKFAPSESAVSPSFEGLSSISRVERSPVQSLDAVYFDTPAHDLAAHRITLRRRTGGPDEGWHLKLPAGPDSRTEVRLPLGDGDPTSVPEDLRDVVLAIVRDRPLAPVARIETTRTVDLLIGPSGSPVAEFCDDEVTASTPANDDRQTWREWELELIGDTEPDEGAALLTRLANRLFDAGAETAGHGSKLAKVLDQARGEEPSPTPLEKPHPDPVHRAVAELVDELIVWDRAVRADAWDSVHQMRVVTRKIRSLLRASEESFGLTDDSWLLNELKELAGILGVARDAEVLAEKYDKAIDALPDELVRGPVRERLVEGGKRRYQAGWKRSLSAMRSERYFRLLDGLEALVAAEPSSATPGAEPAPPSLESSYGSVRKAAKKAKAAAKDPDVSPEERDEALHKIRKRAKQLRYTAAALGDDKVADRAKAIQSLLGDHQDSVVSRTHLLQEAVVAHAAGEDTFTYGVLFGKEAEVARDAEAQIEDALEKLKKAAGDG from the coding sequence ATGCCCTCCGACAAGCCCAAGGCCTCCCGCCACACCGAGATCGAGCGCAAGTTCGCGCCGTCGGAGAGCGCCGTGTCACCCTCGTTCGAGGGTCTGTCGTCGATCAGCCGTGTCGAGCGTTCGCCGGTGCAGTCGCTGGACGCGGTGTACTTCGACACACCGGCACACGATCTGGCCGCGCACCGCATCACGTTGCGGCGGCGCACGGGTGGACCCGATGAGGGGTGGCACCTGAAGCTGCCCGCCGGGCCGGACTCCCGCACCGAGGTGCGGCTCCCCCTTGGCGACGGCGATCCGACGAGCGTGCCGGAGGACCTCCGCGACGTCGTGCTCGCGATCGTGCGGGATCGGCCGCTGGCCCCGGTGGCACGCATCGAGACCACTCGCACCGTCGACCTGCTGATAGGGCCGTCGGGTAGCCCGGTCGCCGAGTTCTGCGACGACGAGGTGACCGCCTCGACGCCCGCCAACGACGACCGCCAGACGTGGCGGGAGTGGGAACTCGAACTGATCGGCGACACCGAGCCCGACGAGGGCGCGGCGCTGCTGACGCGATTGGCGAACAGGCTGTTCGACGCGGGCGCCGAGACGGCAGGCCACGGTTCGAAACTGGCCAAGGTGCTGGATCAGGCGCGCGGCGAGGAACCGAGTCCGACACCGCTCGAGAAGCCGCACCCCGATCCGGTGCACCGCGCCGTCGCCGAACTGGTCGACGAACTCATCGTCTGGGATCGTGCCGTTCGGGCCGACGCCTGGGACTCCGTGCATCAGATGCGCGTCGTGACCCGCAAGATCCGCAGCCTACTGCGCGCATCGGAGGAGTCGTTCGGGCTCACCGACGACTCCTGGCTGCTGAACGAGTTGAAGGAGCTGGCCGGGATCCTCGGCGTGGCGCGTGACGCCGAGGTCCTCGCCGAGAAGTACGACAAGGCAATCGATGCGCTTCCCGACGAGTTGGTGCGCGGTCCGGTGCGCGAACGCCTCGTCGAGGGCGGCAAGCGGCGTTATCAGGCGGGCTGGAAGCGCTCGCTGTCGGCGATGCGCTCGGAGCGCTACTTCCGTCTGCTCGACGGTCTCGAGGCGCTGGTCGCCGCGGAGCCGTCGTCGGCCACCCCGGGTGCGGAGCCTGCACCGCCCAGCCTCGAGTCGTCCTACGGCAGCGTGCGCAAGGCGGCGAAGAAGGCCAAGGCAGCGGCGAAGGATCCCGACGTCTCGCCCGAGGAGCGCGACGAGGCCCTGCACAAGATTCGCAAGCGTGCCAAGCAACTTCGCTACACCGCCGCGGCGCTGGGTGACGACAAGGTGGCCGACCGGGCCAAGGCGATCCAGTCGCTGCTCGGCGACCATCAAGACAGCGTGGTCAGCCGCACGCATCTGCTGCAGGAGGCGGTCGTCGCACACGCTGCGGGCGAGGACACGTTCACCTACGGCGTGCTGTTCGGCAAGGAGGCCGAGGTGGCGCGCGACGCCGAGGCCCAGATCGAGGATGCGCTGGAGAAGCTGAAGAAGGCCGCGGGCGACGGGTAG
- the panB gene encoding 3-methyl-2-oxobutanoate hydroxymethyltransferase, with the protein MSEQSVYGAANDSTVAERKPRAKVRTHHLLKWKSEGHKWAMLTAYDYSTARVFDDAEIPVLLVGDSAANVVYGYDTTVPVTADELIPLVRGVVRGAPHALVVADLPFGSYEAGPQQALATATRFLKETGAAAVKLEGGERVAEQIATLTQAGIPVVAHIGFTPQSVNGLGGFRVQGRGDGAEQTIHDAIAVAEAGAIAVVLEMVPAELATQITGKLTIPTVGIGAGPNCDAQVLVWQDMAGMTAGKTAKFVKRFGDVGGELRRAATEYAQDVATGAFPAEEHSF; encoded by the coding sequence ATGTCTGAGCAAAGTGTCTACGGTGCTGCCAACGATTCGACCGTCGCAGAGCGCAAGCCGCGCGCCAAGGTACGGACCCACCACCTCCTGAAGTGGAAGTCAGAGGGCCACAAGTGGGCCATGCTGACGGCCTACGACTACTCCACCGCGCGGGTGTTCGACGACGCGGAGATCCCGGTTCTGCTGGTCGGCGATTCGGCCGCCAACGTGGTGTACGGCTACGACACCACGGTGCCGGTCACGGCCGACGAACTCATCCCGCTGGTCCGCGGCGTCGTCCGCGGGGCACCGCATGCACTGGTGGTCGCCGACCTGCCGTTCGGCAGCTATGAAGCCGGTCCGCAGCAGGCGCTGGCCACCGCGACCCGGTTCCTCAAGGAGACCGGTGCCGCAGCGGTCAAGCTGGAGGGCGGCGAGCGCGTTGCCGAGCAGATCGCGACGCTGACCCAGGCCGGCATCCCGGTCGTCGCGCACATCGGATTCACCCCGCAGAGCGTCAACGGTCTCGGCGGGTTCCGTGTGCAGGGCCGCGGGGACGGTGCCGAGCAGACCATTCACGACGCCATAGCGGTCGCCGAGGCCGGTGCGATCGCCGTGGTGCTCGAGATGGTGCCTGCCGAGTTGGCCACCCAGATCACCGGCAAGCTCACCATCCCCACCGTCGGAATCGGCGCAGGCCCCAACTGCGACGCCCAGGTGCTGGTGTGGCAGGACATGGCAGGCATGACGGCAGGCAAGACCGCGAAGTTCGTCAAGCGGTTCGGCGACGTCGGCGGCGAACTACGCCGGGCGGCAACCGAATACGCCCAGGACGTGGCGACGGGCGCCTTCCCCGCCGAGGAGCACTCCTTCTAG
- a CDS encoding WS/DGAT/MGAT family O-acyltransferase, producing the protein MQRLSGLDASFLYLESAALPLHVCSVLEIDPSTIPGGYSFDRLRDALALRIKAMPEFREKLADNRLNLDHPVRVEDKDFDVDRHLHRIGLPAPGGRAELAEICGHIASLTLDRSRPLWEMWIIENLANTTDGNEGGRLAVLTKVHHSGVDGVTGANLMSQLCATEPDPPAPEPVAGVGQASDLEIAIGGAIRFATRPLKLVNVVPMTVNTVLDTVKRARNGLTMAAPFNAPKTRFNANVTGRRNVAFAQLDLEDIKLVKNHFGVKVNDVVMALVSGVLRRFLLDSGELPDSSLVAMVPVSVHDKSDRPGRNQVSGMFASLETNVDDPVQRIKAIAEANSLAKEHSSAIGATLLQDWTQFAAPAVFGIAMRVYARSNLSGARPVHNLVVSNVPGPQVPLYFLGAEVKAMYPLGPIFHGSGLNITVMSLNGGLDVGLISCPDLLPDLWDMADDFQVALDELVAATK; encoded by the coding sequence ATGCAACGGCTAAGCGGCCTCGACGCCAGCTTCCTCTACCTCGAATCCGCCGCATTGCCACTGCACGTGTGCTCGGTGCTGGAGATCGACCCGTCCACCATTCCCGGCGGCTACTCGTTCGACCGGTTGCGCGACGCGCTGGCGCTGCGGATCAAGGCGATGCCGGAGTTCCGGGAGAAGCTCGCCGACAACCGGCTCAACCTCGATCACCCGGTTCGCGTGGAGGACAAGGACTTCGACGTCGACCGGCACCTGCACCGCATCGGGCTGCCCGCCCCGGGTGGGCGTGCCGAACTGGCCGAGATCTGCGGGCACATCGCGTCGTTGACGCTCGATCGCAGCCGCCCGCTGTGGGAGATGTGGATCATCGAGAACCTCGCGAACACCACCGACGGCAACGAGGGCGGTCGCCTCGCGGTGCTGACCAAGGTGCACCACTCGGGCGTGGACGGCGTCACGGGGGCGAACTTGATGTCGCAGCTGTGCGCCACCGAACCCGATCCACCTGCCCCGGAACCGGTGGCCGGCGTCGGGCAGGCGTCCGATCTCGAGATCGCGATCGGCGGAGCCATCAGGTTCGCCACCCGCCCGCTGAAGCTGGTCAACGTGGTGCCGATGACGGTGAACACGGTGCTGGATACCGTCAAGCGCGCCCGCAACGGCCTCACCATGGCGGCCCCGTTCAACGCGCCCAAGACGCGGTTCAACGCCAACGTCACCGGGCGGCGCAACGTCGCCTTCGCGCAGCTCGACCTCGAGGACATCAAGCTCGTCAAGAACCACTTCGGCGTCAAGGTCAACGACGTGGTGATGGCTCTGGTGTCCGGCGTGCTGCGCCGCTTCCTGCTCGACAGCGGCGAGCTGCCGGACAGCTCGCTGGTGGCGATGGTGCCGGTCTCGGTACACGACAAGTCCGACCGGCCCGGCCGCAACCAGGTGTCGGGCATGTTCGCCAGCCTGGAGACCAACGTCGACGATCCCGTACAGCGCATCAAGGCCATCGCGGAAGCCAATTCGCTTGCCAAGGAACACAGTTCGGCGATCGGCGCCACCCTGCTGCAGGACTGGACGCAGTTCGCCGCGCCCGCGGTGTTCGGCATCGCCATGCGGGTGTATGCGCGCAGCAATCTGAGCGGTGCGCGGCCGGTGCACAACCTGGTGGTCTCCAACGTGCCCGGCCCCCAGGTGCCGCTGTACTTCCTGGGCGCCGAGGTCAAGGCGATGTATCCGCTGGGCCCGATCTTCCACGGCTCCGGACTGAACATCACCGTCATGTCGCTCAACGGCGGGTTGGACGTCGGGCTGATCTCCTGCCCGGATCTGCTGCCCGACCTGTGGGACATGGCCGACGACTTCCAGGTCGCGCTCGACGAGCTGGTGGCCGCGACCAAGTAG
- a CDS encoding alpha/beta hydrolase — protein MNLKSGVLAAAMVMMVVVGCSKVVDGRALVGAPPPGTPVDWAECDADASGDLPLPSGAECGMLSVPVDYAKPDGDVAQLALIRFPATGQKIGSLFVNPGGPGESGVAAAASLVGTMPESVRERFDLVGFDPRGVGRSTPAVWCNSDEDNDRLRADPQVDYSPEGVEHIESETKAFVERCVDKMGEEFLANVGTVSVAKDLDAMREAMGDEKLTYLGYSYGTRIGAAYAEEFPDKVRAMILDGAVDPNADPLEADIRQAAAFQTAFNDYAADCAKNPSCPLGTDPAKAVEVYKSIVDPLVEQPAETDDPRGLSYGDAIIGTILPLYSPNLWRHLTQALTELREGRGDTMLALADLYMGRDPEGHYNNSTDVRVAVNCVDEPPITDRAKVIEQDRRAREVAPFMSYGEFTGNAPLGTCAFWPVPPTSTPHELSIEGLPPTLVVSTTNDPATPYQAGVDLAKQLGGALLTFDGTQHTVVFQGDRCVDDIAAKYLVDVTVPPPGARC, from the coding sequence ATGAACCTCAAGAGCGGGGTCCTCGCGGCCGCCATGGTGATGATGGTGGTCGTCGGCTGCAGCAAAGTGGTCGACGGACGCGCGCTCGTCGGCGCCCCGCCGCCCGGCACGCCCGTGGACTGGGCGGAGTGCGACGCCGACGCATCCGGTGACCTCCCGCTTCCCTCCGGCGCCGAATGCGGGATGCTCTCGGTGCCCGTCGACTACGCCAAGCCCGACGGCGACGTCGCGCAACTCGCGCTCATCAGGTTCCCCGCGACCGGCCAGAAGATCGGCTCGCTGTTCGTCAACCCGGGCGGGCCCGGCGAGTCGGGCGTCGCGGCGGCGGCCTCGCTGGTGGGCACCATGCCCGAATCGGTGCGCGAGCGCTTCGACCTCGTCGGCTTCGACCCGCGTGGCGTCGGGCGTTCCACCCCGGCGGTCTGGTGCAACTCCGACGAGGACAACGACAGGCTGCGCGCCGACCCGCAGGTCGACTACTCGCCCGAAGGCGTCGAGCACATCGAGTCCGAGACCAAGGCCTTCGTGGAGCGGTGCGTCGACAAGATGGGGGAGGAGTTCCTCGCCAACGTCGGAACCGTCAGCGTCGCAAAGGATCTCGACGCCATGCGTGAGGCGATGGGCGACGAGAAGCTGACCTACCTCGGCTACTCCTACGGCACGCGCATCGGCGCCGCCTACGCCGAGGAGTTCCCGGACAAGGTGCGCGCGATGATCCTCGATGGCGCGGTCGACCCCAACGCCGACCCGCTCGAGGCCGACATCCGCCAGGCCGCCGCCTTCCAGACCGCGTTCAACGACTACGCAGCCGACTGCGCGAAGAACCCCAGCTGCCCCCTGGGCACCGACCCCGCCAAGGCGGTCGAGGTCTACAAGTCGATCGTCGATCCGCTGGTGGAGCAGCCTGCCGAGACCGACGACCCGCGCGGGCTCAGCTACGGCGACGCGATCATCGGCACCATCCTGCCGCTCTACTCGCCCAACCTGTGGCGCCACCTGACCCAGGCGCTGACCGAGCTGCGCGAGGGCAGGGGCGACACGATGCTCGCGCTCGCCGACCTGTACATGGGACGCGACCCCGAGGGGCACTACAACAACTCGACCGACGTGCGCGTCGCGGTCAACTGCGTCGACGAGCCGCCGATCACCGACCGCGCGAAGGTCATCGAGCAGGACCGCCGCGCCCGCGAGGTGGCGCCGTTCATGAGCTACGGCGAGTTCACCGGCAACGCCCCGCTCGGGACGTGCGCGTTCTGGCCGGTGCCGCCCACCTCGACACCGCACGAACTCTCGATCGAGGGCCTGCCGCCCACGTTGGTCGTGTCCACGACCAACGACCCGGCGACGCCGTACCAGGCCGGTGTCGACCTGGCCAAGCAACTCGGCGGAGCGTTGCTGACGTTCGACGGCACCCAGCACACCGTGGTGTTCCAGGGCGACCGCTGCGTCGACGACATCGCAGCGAAGTACCTCGTCGACGTCACCGTGCCGCCCCCGGGCGCCCGCTGCTAG
- a CDS encoding enoyl-CoA hydratase/isomerase family protein, translating to MPEFETLTFTQTGPVTSIVLNRPEAANGMNDTLTRELVVAAALCDTEATKVVTITGAGRFFCAGGDLKAMAAAPDAGTFVKGIADDLHRALSTFARMDAVLITAVNGTAAGAGFSLAVTGDLAIAAESAKFTMAYTKAGLSPDGSSSYYLPRLIGIRRTQQLMLTNRTLTAAEALDWGLLSEVVPDADLTARADELAQQMAATSRTSNGAVKRLLLDSFGNGIEEQMELEARYIAGCARSADGQEGIAAFLGKRAPAFG from the coding sequence ATGCCCGAATTCGAGACGCTGACGTTCACCCAAACCGGACCCGTGACCAGCATCGTGCTGAACCGGCCCGAGGCCGCCAACGGCATGAACGACACGCTGACACGCGAACTGGTTGTCGCCGCCGCACTGTGTGACACCGAGGCCACGAAGGTGGTCACGATCACGGGCGCGGGCCGATTCTTCTGCGCCGGTGGCGACCTCAAGGCGATGGCCGCCGCACCCGACGCCGGCACCTTCGTCAAGGGCATCGCCGACGACCTGCACCGCGCGTTGTCGACGTTCGCGCGCATGGACGCCGTGCTGATCACCGCCGTGAACGGGACGGCCGCCGGCGCAGGATTCAGCCTCGCCGTCACCGGTGACCTGGCGATCGCCGCCGAGTCCGCGAAGTTCACGATGGCCTACACGAAGGCGGGCCTGAGCCCCGACGGCAGCTCGTCGTACTACCTGCCGCGGCTGATCGGCATCCGCCGCACCCAGCAGCTCATGCTCACCAACCGCACGCTCACGGCCGCCGAAGCACTCGACTGGGGCCTGCTCAGCGAGGTCGTGCCCGACGCCGACCTCACCGCGCGCGCCGACGAGCTGGCGCAGCAGATGGCCGCTACCTCACGCACGTCCAACGGTGCGGTCAAGCGGCTGCTGCTCGACAGCTTCGGCAACGGCATCGAGGAGCAAATGGAACTCGAGGCTCGCTACATCGCCGGGTGCGCACGATCCGCCGACGGCCAGGAGGGCATCGCTGCGTTCCTCGGCAAGCGGGCGCCTGCCTTCGGCTAG
- a CDS encoding alpha/beta hydrolase, translating into MIAMWRVGRTFSAPLALVVLLGLAGPVSAVASAAPEGEPLQAYGQSPAWGSCTPLVGDVTRIPNAQCGVVTVPVDYADPAGPQANLAVIRIPATGPNRIGVLMVNPGGPGASAVDTVAGMGASLAGTEINRRFDLVGFDPRGVGHSTPEVRCRTDAEFDAYRRQPMADYSPAGVAAIESIYAGLAQGCLERTGTPFLANIGTASTAQDMDVVRAALGEAQINYLGFSYGTELGAKYAERYPDRVRAMVLDGAVDPGSDPIGENIRQLAGFQTAFDDYAADCARSTDCPLGQDPTQFVARYHQLVNPLVAGPAATTDPRGLSYQDAITGTVNALYTERYWKYLTSGLLGLARGTDPGDLLLLADDYQQRDRNGHYSNQQDAFTAIRCVDAPYPTDPAVWADADRRAREAAPFMAYGEFTGLAPRDICALWPVPPTSQPQDAVSPGPGKVVVVSTTHDPATPYQAGVDLARQLGGSLISFEGTQHTVVFNGSPCVDPAIVSFLVDSVQPPAGLRC; encoded by the coding sequence ATGATCGCCATGTGGCGGGTGGGCAGGACGTTCTCGGCACCGCTCGCGCTCGTGGTCCTGCTGGGCCTGGCCGGGCCGGTGTCTGCGGTGGCGTCGGCTGCGCCCGAAGGTGAACCGCTGCAGGCCTACGGTCAGTCACCGGCATGGGGCAGCTGCACGCCGCTCGTCGGTGACGTCACGCGGATCCCCAACGCGCAGTGCGGCGTCGTGACCGTGCCCGTCGACTACGCCGACCCGGCAGGCCCGCAGGCCAACCTAGCCGTCATCCGCATCCCGGCAACCGGCCCCAACCGCATCGGCGTGCTGATGGTGAATCCCGGCGGACCGGGCGCGTCGGCGGTCGACACCGTCGCGGGCATGGGGGCCAGCCTCGCGGGGACCGAGATCAACCGGCGCTTCGACCTCGTCGGGTTCGACCCGCGCGGCGTCGGCCACTCGACGCCAGAGGTCCGCTGCCGCACCGACGCCGAGTTCGACGCCTACCGCCGCCAACCGATGGCCGACTACAGCCCCGCGGGCGTCGCGGCGATCGAGTCGATCTACGCCGGGCTCGCGCAGGGCTGCCTCGAGCGCACCGGCACGCCGTTCCTGGCCAACATCGGCACGGCATCCACGGCCCAGGACATGGACGTGGTGCGCGCCGCGCTCGGCGAAGCCCAGATCAACTACCTCGGCTTCTCCTACGGCACCGAGCTGGGCGCGAAGTACGCCGAGCGCTACCCCGACCGCGTGCGCGCCATGGTGCTCGACGGTGCGGTCGACCCGGGCTCGGACCCGATCGGCGAGAACATCCGGCAACTCGCCGGCTTCCAAACGGCTTTCGACGACTACGCCGCCGACTGCGCGCGCAGCACCGACTGCCCACTGGGTCAGGACCCGACCCAGTTCGTGGCGCGCTACCACCAGCTGGTCAACCCCCTGGTCGCGGGCCCGGCGGCCACGACCGACCCGCGTGGCCTGAGCTACCAGGACGCCATCACCGGCACCGTCAACGCCCTCTACACCGAGCGCTACTGGAAGTACCTGACCAGCGGGCTGCTCGGACTGGCCCGTGGCACCGACCCCGGCGACCTGCTCCTACTGGCCGACGACTACCAGCAGCGCGACCGCAACGGGCACTACTCAAACCAGCAGGACGCGTTCACCGCGATCCGCTGCGTCGACGCGCCGTACCCGACCGACCCCGCCGTGTGGGCCGACGCCGACCGCCGGGCGCGCGAGGCCGCGCCGTTCATGGCCTACGGGGAGTTCACCGGTCTCGCCCCCCGCGACATTTGCGCGCTGTGGCCCGTACCCCCCACGTCGCAGCCGCAGGACGCGGTCTCGCCCGGTCCCGGCAAGGTCGTCGTCGTGTCGACCACGCACGACCCCGCCACCCCGTATCAGGCGGGCGTGGACCTCGCCCGGCAGCTCGGCGGCTCCCTCATCTCGTTCGAGGGCACCCAGCACACCGTGGTGTTCAACGGCAGCCCGTGCGTCGACCCCGCGATCGTCAGCTTCCTCGTCGACTCCGTGCAGCCACCGGCGGGTCTTCGCTGCTGA